TTGCGGCCAATTCGCCAATATTAAAGCTCGCAAATTCTTGAATATCTTGTGCTCTAATTACGTTGACAGTAGCCGGAACATCGGTAATTTTTTGAGGTTTTTTACCTGCAGTTACAACGACTTCATTTAAAATGTTGTCCGATGAATTTAAAGAAATATCTACTTTAGTAACTTTTCCAGCTTCAACTGAAACACGCTGTGTAATTGATTGTAATCCCAAAAATGAGAAAGTTACATTATAACTGCCTATAGGAATATTTTCTAAAAGATAATTTCCATCAAAATCAGTAACAACGCCTTTGCTAATACTGTTAATACTAACAGAAGCAGATGGTAAAGGTTGTCCGGCATCATCGGTAATAATACCTTGAATACTTCCGGTATCTTGAGCATGTAATATTGCAAAAGAGAATATAGTTAAAAGAAGAAACAGTTTTTTCATAATATAGTGTCGTTTGAGTTAAATTAGGTGTGCAATCTATTATGAAAAAATAATTATCATCAAGTTTAATTTAGTCAAACTAAGTGCGACTATTTATAATTAGTGTTAAATTAAATTACATATATTATTGATAACTAAACTACTAACACGATAAATTAAAGATAGGACTTTAGTTGCAAAAATGCTTCAGGAAGATTTTTAGAAAGTTTATCTATAACTTTAATCATGTGTTGTTTTTGATTTAAAGTGTGTTGTTTGTCGTTTATCGGCTCCTTAATTTCTTCTAATAATTTTGTGGCATTAATTTTACCTTCCATATATCTAGATAGTGAGATGCTCCATGAAATATTGGGTACATAATTCCCTTTTTTCTTTCGTTCCTTTTCTTTGGCTATGAGATTAAATTTACTTGTAATTTTTAAAACTTCATCATATTTTTCTTCAATTACCAGAACGTTTATATATGATGTAAAAAAATGATGCCAACGGTGTTCAATGATTTTAGATTTGTATTTTTTAATTATTTTTTTGGCATAATTATCTGCTTCAGCTAACTTATTAAGTTCGGTCAGAATTCGAATTTGATTAGAAGCATAACCTAGTTTTTGATGATAGTTATGAGTTTCATTGAAAAGATTAATGTATTCTGCCATGAGTGCATTCGCTTTTTTCGGTTTACTGTTTTTAAGCAGAATAGATACCAGATTATTAAGGTACATTAAAGTGTCATTATTTTCTTGACGGATAGAGAGGAACGCATAATATTCTGCTTTTTTTAATTCATCTTTTCTAGAGTGCATTAAAACGCGACTAGCGTAATAATTTGATAATATTCTTCTAGAGTACATTTGCCCCATCCCAAAAAACACATCTATTTGGTCAAATATTTTTTTTAGTTTTTCACTCTCATTGTAATTGGTATACATAAAAGCCAATAAAACAAAGGCTTGATATCTATTTTTACCATCAATTTCCGTGGTTTGAAAAATTTTTAACAACCATTTTTCCCAAAATTTTGGTTCATTATTATTGAGGCTATATTGGTTGGTAATATCGGTGGTGGCGTTGTATAATTTTGAATCAATTCTTGTTGAAGTAGTATAATGGTCCTCATAATTTTTAAGAAAATCGGCCACAATTTGATGATCATTATACCGCATTCTAACTAGTAAATAGGGTTTATAATCTTTTACCAATTCATATAGATTTTGAAAGTTATAATCCACTGTTTTATATTGGATTATGTACTGTAAAAAATGTTTTTCTTCCGTTGCAGTAATGGCATCGGTCAATACTTTATTTTTTAAAAGCATAATCCAATTTATAATAATATCAACATCTATGGAGGTGAGTTTGTTGTTAATCCATTTTTTGATATAAGAGTATTTTCGTTTATCAATACTTTGATTAAACGCTACTGGATTGTTTTCCGATAAGGCATTGGTAATTACCAATTCTATTATTTGTGTTTTTTCAGGGTCTTTAAATTGATGAAAGGCAGATAAATAAGTCGCTTCATGAGGTAGGATGTGCTGGCTAAAATCTGTAAATTTTTTTAGTTTAGTTTTCAAACGTATTATTCTTTTGATTCAACAAACTTTTCTATTAACAAATTTACTTGATTTGGTTTTTCAAACTGAACGAAATGACCACTTTCTGGGATATACTCCACTTCAACATTTTTTATTTGTTCTTTGGCAATATTTCCGACCTTTTCAGTGCTTAACGTCGGATTAAAATAACGGTTGGGAATCAATTTATCTTCATTACCAAAAATAACTAAGGTTTTTTGTTTTATATCCTTTAATTGATCAAAGACAGGTTCGTCTAACATACCTGCAATGCTCTTTATGATGGCTTCACAATGAGCATTAAAATTAGATGCATTTTTAATATGCTTGCGATCATCAATCATTTTTTGTGCATCTTCGGGCAACTTGTAAAAGTTTAAAGCATAGTTAGTTACAATTTGTTCGTCAGTAGTGTTTTTAACGGAAGCTGCCGTGTAAGCCGTTTTCATAAAGTTAGCTTGTTCTTTTTTAAAAGTTTCTAATCCTGCTGGGGCAATAAGTATTAGTTTTTGAATGTCTTTGGGATAGGTGGTTGCTAACTTAATAGATGCTTGTCCGCCCATTGAGTGTCCAATAAGCACAACATTTTTTAACTCTAATTTTTTAATTAGTTGATGCGTAATTGAAGCAAAAAAGGAGGGTGTGTATTCAACGTTAAGCATTGAAGACTTTCCGTAACCTGGTAAATCTAAGGCCAAACAGATATAATTGTTTTTTAGCGTTTCAATATTTTTTGACCACGCATCAGCATTGCTACTCAAACCGTGTAAAAATAACAATGTGGTTGTACCTTTACCTTCCATTATATAGCTTATTTCTAAACTATCAATACTTATTGATTTTGCGGGATATGTATATTCAGAAACGATATTTTTCATAAGTTTTGGAGTGTTTTGTGCAAATAATATCGTGTTAATGCAGAACAAAAATATAAGAGCTATTTTTTTTATCATTTTTTTGATTTTAACGAATTAAAGTAAATCATTAATCTTTTTCTAGAAACTTTTCCTAAACCTGTAATGGGAATTTTATCCATTAAAAATATATATTTAGGATGTTTAAAACCAACTAAGTTTTTGTCCAAAAAAGTACGAATGTCTTCAATTGCAATGCTTTTGTCACTTGTAGTAACAAAGGCAATGCCACAACGGCCCCACTTTTCATCTTTTGTACTTAATACAATCGCTTTATCAATACCATTAAACTGTTCAATTACTGTTTGAATTTCTTGAGGATAGATATTTTCGCCACCAGAGATATACATATCATCTTTACGACCTTTTAAAAATAAGTATCCTTCTTGGTCTTTAAATGCCATGTCACCTGTATGCAACCAGCCATTTTTAATTTTATTTTTGGTTTTTACCGAGTTGTTCCAATACCCAGGACTCACAACTTCTCCCTTAATACATAGTTCGCCAATTTCATTGGTTTTTACAGCTTTTCCTATGTGATTAACGATTTTTATATTGAGATAAAAATTTGATTTCCCAATAGAATTCGGTTTTAATTTTGCCATTTCATGGTGCAATGAAGTGATGCTTGGACCAGCTTCAGTCAATCCATAACCTGGTCTTATGTATACCTTTTTTTCTTCATACCAATAGTTAATTATCTCTTGCGAAACTTCTTCACCGCCAGAAATAATGTATCGTAAATTACTTAGATCAACTTCTTTAAACACTTTGGTTTGTTGCATCATTAAAAGCATTGTTGGTAATGCCATAAATAAAGAGGTTTCATTTAAGGCCAATAAACATAATGCTTTTTCAGCATCAAATTTATTAAGCATACCAATATGTGCTCCTTTATGTAATAACGGTGTAATAAAAATATTCCACCCCGAAGTGTGGTAAGGTGGTAGAATATTTAATGTTGAATCTTTAAATGTAATTCCCAATTGCATTGACGTGTTCAGACTATTCCAGAACATCATTTTATTGGTGTAAATTACACCTTGTGGACTACCAGTAGTACCCGAGGTGTAAAATATAAAAAGAGGGTTATCTTCCTTTATAATATATTTTTTATTTGAAACAGGGGTTGGGTTTTTATAGTGATACTTTACTAATTCAGGTGTTAAAGTCTTAATATTATGAACTTCTTCGGGATCTATTTTTTCTTTATAATCTGGATGATAGATTAATAATTTCGGAATACAATCGACAATTAATTTTGTTATTTCTTTTTGTGAAAGACGATAGTTAAGAGGTACTAAGATTACTCCCATTCGTTGACAAGCAGCAAATAGAACAATATATTCTAAAGAGTGTTGGGCTAAAACGGCGATGCGATCTCCTTCTTCTAGTCCTAATGTGATAAACTTATCTGTCAACCTGTTTGCATAGTTATCTAATGAGGCATAGCTATAATTCTCGTTACTATCATAAGAAGTTAACGCTGTTTTATCTGGCGTATAATCTGCCCATTTTGCTATCCAATCAAAAGTATCCAAATTATTATGACGTTTTTAGTTTTGAATTGTTTGTGAATTTGTACAATACCAATCCGACAAGTAAGGATGATACAATTGCAATAGCGGCTGAAACTCCTGGGTTATTTACAGGCTCTTGCATATATGGTGTTATTCTGCCGTAATAAATTCCAAAATGGATCACTAAAGCGGTAATACTTGCAATAAAAACTACTTTTATAGAAACATCTTTTAAAAAGATACCAAATAATACCGGTACAAATGCTGCTGCAAAATAGGCATAAACTCCATTTTGAGCAAAAATTGCAACACTTACATTGGGATATTTAATTTGGTGCCAGCTTAATAAAAAACTTACTATTGCTAATATAACGATCACTATTTTGTTTATAACAAAAGTGTTTTTACGTACTTTATCTTTAAAAATGGGTTGTAATATATCAGACGTTATAGTTATTGATAAAGATTGTATAAGGCTTTCTAATGTTGATAATCCTGCAGAAATTAATCCGACTACAATTATCAATCCCGTTACAACTGAAAACTTTGTAACTACATAAGCAGGAATAATTTCATCCATTTTTAGTTTTTCGCCATTTACGGTGAAATCAGGAAAACTGATACGAGCATATAAACCAACGACTACAACCAAAAAGAAAACAATCATAAATGAGATACCACTAAACAAGTAGGTGTTTACTTTTTTAGGATCTTTTAATAATAACGATTTTGTAATGATATGGGGTTGGCAAACCACAGCGACGCCTATTACTATTTGAGCCGCAATAATTTCAAAATAATCACGGAATAGAAAGCTGGTTTCGTTGGTAGGCTTTGTTAAATTAGGGTCTATGTCGTTTAGTTTATCTAAAAAACCAGAAATGCCGCCGTCCATAAATTCGTAACCAGATCCAATTAAAATTAATGCAACAATAAACATGATAATCGCTTGTATGGTATTGGTATATACCATGGAATTGGCACCGCCAAACATCATATAACCAAATACAAATACCGTAATACCCATGAGGACATAAAAGGGTTCTAGGTTTAAAGATTTTGCGATAACCTGCGTTAGTCCTACATTAATTAAAACAATAAACGTGATTAATAAAAGTGCAATTACTCCAAAGAAAAAAGCATAACTATTGTTTTTATAACGTTGCCCCATCCATTGTGCCATGGTGGTAGCTTTAACGGTGCTACCATATTTTGCAAAGCCTTTTGTAAGAACAATTAGCGAAATAAAAGCAGCTATGGGTAAGATAATGCCAAAAGAAAGTACACCTGAAAGTCCGTAGAGAGCTATAAATCCAGGGTTAATAATAAAAGTTGCCGCACTAGTCATAGAAGCGGCTAATGACAAACCAACTACCCAAGATGGAAATCCAATAGTACCCACGGCATAGTCGGCAATAGTTGTAGTTTTTCTAGCTCCTCTAATGACAAAATATAGAATTACACAGGCATAAATGGCTAATAAAAGCCACATATAAGTTACCCAATTATCTGATGCAAACATTAAAATTTATTTTGAAACAAATAAAATGCTTATTGTTTAATAAAATGGAGTTTTATTGATATATTTTAGTGTGACTATAAAGTGTATTTGTTTTATATTTTTATAAGAAGTTAATTTACAGATATATAAATAAGTGAGACTTAAATTAATTATAAAATGGGAACTAACTTAGAAGACGCAGTTCGTTAAATATCAAGTGCCGTAATTACAAGGAATTTGTATCTTAAATAGAAAAACTGCTTTGAATTACATTTCAAAGCAGTTTTACAAATAACCCCTATTATTAAAATAATTGACCCTCAATTAATTTTGTTTTAGCTCAATTTTTTATTGAAGTTTATAGTTTAGCGTAATAGTATTCTTCAGTAAACTTTATTGGTATAGAAACTCGAGTTTGATCCCACGCAAGCACCATGTTGGCATTTTTATTTATTCTTTTAAATCCGATAGAAAAAACGGATAAGCGTTCTGCTTTTTTTACAGTCACTTTAATTTGGGCAACATTTGTGGAAGGGTTATATTGAAAAGCACCCCAAGTATCTACTTCACTATTTAGTATTATTTCCCATTCTTTTTCACCAGGTATTGTTAATAGTACATAAGTTCCGGCCTTAACTAAAGTTTCTCCGAAAAAAATATCTTTATAAAACTTAACTTCTGTAGCTTCATTGGCTCCAGTTCTCCAAATGTTACCGTAAGAAATTTGATCTGTAAGTTGTTCTTTATCACCTTTTAAAGATGGTCTTCCGTAAATTACTTTAACCATTGGCATAGATACGCTCGAGGCTCTTAAATAAGCAATATCTTGTGGAACTTCATCTAATTTTTGAAAGTCTTGAGCAAC
The nucleotide sequence above comes from Aureibaculum algae. Encoded proteins:
- a CDS encoding alpha/beta fold hydrolase, translated to MKNIVSEYTYPAKSISIDSLEISYIMEGKGTTTLLFLHGLSSNADAWSKNIETLKNNYICLALDLPGYGKSSMLNVEYTPSFFASITHQLIKKLELKNVVLIGHSMGGQASIKLATTYPKDIQKLILIAPAGLETFKKEQANFMKTAYTAASVKNTTDEQIVTNYALNFYKLPEDAQKMIDDRKHIKNASNFNAHCEAIIKSIAGMLDEPVFDQLKDIKQKTLVIFGNEDKLIPNRYFNPTLSTEKVGNIAKEQIKNVEVEYIPESGHFVQFEKPNQVNLLIEKFVESKE
- a CDS encoding class I adenylate-forming enzyme family protein gives rise to the protein MDTFDWIAKWADYTPDKTALTSYDSNENYSYASLDNYANRLTDKFITLGLEEGDRIAVLAQHSLEYIVLFAACQRMGVILVPLNYRLSQKEITKLIVDCIPKLLIYHPDYKEKIDPEEVHNIKTLTPELVKYHYKNPTPVSNKKYIIKEDNPLFIFYTSGTTGSPQGVIYTNKMMFWNSLNTSMQLGITFKDSTLNILPPYHTSGWNIFITPLLHKGAHIGMLNKFDAEKALCLLALNETSLFMALPTMLLMMQQTKVFKEVDLSNLRYIISGGEEVSQEIINYWYEEKKVYIRPGYGLTEAGPSITSLHHEMAKLKPNSIGKSNFYLNIKIVNHIGKAVKTNEIGELCIKGEVVSPGYWNNSVKTKNKIKNGWLHTGDMAFKDQEGYLFLKGRKDDMYISGGENIYPQEIQTVIEQFNGIDKAIVLSTKDEKWGRCGIAFVTTSDKSIAIEDIRTFLDKNLVGFKHPKYIFLMDKIPITGLGKVSRKRLMIYFNSLKSKK
- a CDS encoding sodium/pantothenate symporter, whose product is MFASDNWVTYMWLLLAIYACVILYFVIRGARKTTTIADYAVGTIGFPSWVVGLSLAASMTSAATFIINPGFIALYGLSGVLSFGIILPIAAFISLIVLTKGFAKYGSTVKATTMAQWMGQRYKNNSYAFFFGVIALLLITFIVLINVGLTQVIAKSLNLEPFYVLMGITVFVFGYMMFGGANSMVYTNTIQAIIMFIVALILIGSGYEFMDGGISGFLDKLNDIDPNLTKPTNETSFLFRDYFEIIAAQIVIGVAVVCQPHIITKSLLLKDPKKVNTYLFSGISFMIVFFLVVVVGLYARISFPDFTVNGEKLKMDEIIPAYVVTKFSVVTGLIIVVGLISAGLSTLESLIQSLSITITSDILQPIFKDKVRKNTFVINKIVIVILAIVSFLLSWHQIKYPNVSVAIFAQNGVYAYFAAAFVPVLFGIFLKDVSIKVVFIASITALVIHFGIYYGRITPYMQEPVNNPGVSAAIAIVSSLLVGLVLYKFTNNSKLKTS
- a CDS encoding DUF2911 domain-containing protein — protein: MNKIAMLTTKSITMIIILFTTTIVAQDFQKLDEVPQDIAYLRASSVSMPMVKVIYGRPSLKGDKEQLTDQISYGNIWRTGANEATEVKFYKDIFFGETLVKAGTYVLLTIPGEKEWEIILNSEVDTWGAFQYNPSTNVAQIKVTVKKAERLSVFSIGFKRINKNANMVLAWDQTRVSIPIKFTEEYYYAKL